The sequence TGCCTTCAAGAAACTCTAAAAAGGCGCCACCGCCCGTGGAGATATAGGAAACCTTGTCAGCAATCTTGTACTTGTCGACCGCTGCCAATGTGTCACCGCCACCCGCAATGGAAAACGCAGAAGATTCCGCAATCGCCATAGAAAGCGCTTTCGTTCCTTCACCAAACTGATCAAATTCAAAAACACCTACAGGACCATTCCACACGATCGTGCCTGCGTTTTTCAGAATCTCTGCCAGTTGCTTGGAAGTTTCCGGACCTACATCAAAAATCATATCGTCGTCAGTAACATCTGCGACATTCTTAAGTTCTGCTGGCGCAGACTCTGAGAATTCCTTGCCGCACACAACATCAACAGGAACAGGAATAGAACCACCGCGTGACTTAGCGTCGTTAGACAGCTTGGTTGCCGTTTCGATCAGATCAGCTTCATAAAGAGATTTACCAACATTATTTCCGGCCGCCGCGATAAAGGTATTGGCAATACCACCACCGACAATAAGCTGATCAACTATTTTTGACAATGACTCAAGAACCGTAAGCTTAGTCGAAACCTTGGAACCGCCAACTATGGCAACCATGGGACGGGCTGGATTGTTCAGCGCCTTACCAAGTGCATCTAATTCGGCCGCAAGCAAAGGACCTGCACACGCAGTCGTTGCATACTTAGCAACACCGTGTGTAGATGCTTGTGCACGGTGAGCTGTACCAAATGCATCCATCACGTACACATCACAAAGTGACGCATATTTTTTAGACAAATCGTCGGCGTTTTTCTTCTCGCCAGCGTTGAAACGAACATTCTCGAGAATAACTACGTCACCATTGGCTAGATCAGGCTCACCTGTTAAATAATTTTTCACCAATTTAACTTCTTTGCCCAACAGATCAGAAAGATAGGTTGCAACCGGTTGTAAAGAGAATTCGTCAGCAGGCTCTCCTTCCGTAGGACGTCCCAGGTGAGACATCAACATTACCTTGGCACCAGCTTCCATCGCGTGCTTGATAGTTGGCAGAGACGCCTTAATTCTAGCGTCAGAAGTAACCTTGCCATTTTTTATGGGGACATTCAGATCTTCACGAATCAGTACTCGCTTTCCCGCAAGATCCAGATCAGTCATTTTAATAACAGACATGTATGACTCCTAGTTTGAAAGTTAAAAATTATTTGGCAAGTGCCCACACTTGACGAATAACTCTTCTCTTAAAGTATTGGACGGATTGTCGAAAACAATCCGTCTACACATACAGCAATTTTAGAGAGATTTTGTTCGAGGGGTAGGCACACGT is a genomic window of Gammaproteobacteria bacterium containing:
- a CDS encoding phosphoglycerate kinase → MSVIKMTDLDLAGKRVLIREDLNVPIKNGKVTSDARIKASLPTIKHAMEAGAKVMLMSHLGRPTEGEPADEFSLQPVATYLSDLLGKEVKLVKNYLTGEPDLANGDVVILENVRFNAGEKKNADDLSKKYASLCDVYVMDAFGTAHRAQASTHGVAKYATTACAGPLLAAELDALGKALNNPARPMVAIVGGSKVSTKLTVLESLSKIVDQLIVGGGIANTFIAAAGNNVGKSLYEADLIETATKLSNDAKSRGGSIPVPVDVVCGKEFSESAPAELKNVADVTDDDMIFDVGPETSKQLAEILKNAGTIVWNGPVGVFEFDQFGEGTKALSMAIAESSAFSIAGGGDTLAAVDKYKIADKVSYISTGGGAFLEFLEGKKLPAVEILEQRANG